TTTAGTTACTGCCTCCTGTTCCCATTACATGAGCCCTGAACTTTTCATGGAAGTTATTAAAGATGCAGCCCAAGATGCGGATAAAATTTTGCGACAAGTGGAATTCCGAACACAGTCAAAGGATCATCCTATAGTCCTAAATGCCGATGAGTCACTGTATTTAAAATTTGGTATTTTTCAAGTTTTAGACAGGTAAAATATATAAAAAAATAAAGGAGAGGATCAAAAATGAATAAGTGTAGTTGTTGTAGTGGCGGTGAACAATTTAATAAGCCGGTATTAGGAGAATATGTCTGTTATTGTAACAAAGTAACGGAAAAGGATATCGTTGATGCTATCTCAAAAGGTGCCAATTCTGTCAAGGAAGTAATTGAAAAAACCGGTGCCATGAAAAATAGCAACTGTGCTGTAAATAATCCTAAAGGCACCTGTTGTTATCCAGATATCGTAGAAGTTTTTAACAAACATAAAAAATAAGGGAAAAAGACATATTTAGTAACTACCCATAGGAGTGTTCATAAAATGTATTACTAATTTGAAAAAAGGTGAACTCCTATGAAGAAAACAATAATTGGTTTACTATACTCTGGGAAATTGGAAAAAGATCTTTTTATAAAATACCAAAATTCTTGTAATAAGATATCTGAAAATATTCTATTGCTACCTGTTACCAAGGAAGTTTTAGAGAGAAGAACCTTTGCCCTTCCCAAAAGTATATATAATCTTTGTTATAATAGTAACGACAAAATAGTTAAAGATATAGAAAGGATCATTGGTAAAAACAAAGTTTTCAATAGAATAACTAAATTTAGCAAATGGGAAATCTATAAATTATTAAAACCATATGTTGAAATTTATCTGCCAGAAAGGCACATTTTACCTATGATACTTTAAAATCTTTCTTAGAAAAAAGTACCGAAATTATTTTAAAACCCCAAATAGGCAAAGAAGGGCAAGGGGTGATGCTGCTTCAGAAAAAAACAGAAGGATATTCTATTGCTAACAAAACCATTGATAAACCCATTGAGTTTTCTGCCATTGAAGAAGTGGTAGGGCATATTAAAGGATTTTCAAAAGGGTATCTAGTACAGGAATTTATAGACAATAAGAGGGTAGGAACAAATTTTTTTGATATTAGAATTTATGTTCAGAAAAATCTATGGGGTAGATGGCAAGTAACCGGTGGAATAAGTAGGATAGCTGTAAACAAAAGTTTTATCACAAATTTAGTTAAAAAGGTGGTAGACTTTAGTGAACCATTAAAGGGGCATTATTGTCCTAAATTACAGGTTGATATTATAGACACTTTAGAAACAATAAGTTTACAGGTAGCCAATATATTAGATGAGAAATTAGGTCCCTTAGGGGAGCTGGCAGTAGACTATTGCATAGGATTAAATGATCAACCCTATATCATCGAAGTTAATGGAAAACCAATGAAAACAATAGCAAAAAGGCTCCAAAGCCCAACCCTTTACAACAATCTATATCTAAGGCCAATGGAATATGCTTACTATTTGGCTAAAAAAAATAATACCCCCTGAAATTGGGGGTATTATTTTTAACTTGAAGGTCCTGAAGGTTCTATACTTACGATGTGAGCACAACAGATTACAATAAAATTAGGTCCACCTTGATCCAAAACAATGGTGTTTTCCCTGATTTCTTGAATTTCTCCTGTTTCCACAGAATTTGCTACTGTTCTGATTCGGACTCTATCCCCTACTTCAAAATCCTCTGTTAAATCTAAGCAAGTACAACAACAATTTTTGATTCCCATAGATACACCTCCCCTCAATCTATTTTATGGAAATGTTGAAAATTAGTGCAATTTTTATGGTATGATATAAATATAAAATGATTTCGACGGAGGGTAGATAATGATTATCGGTGTAGGGGTAGATATAGTGGAAATTACTAGAATAGCTAAAATATTAGCAGGGAGGGGTGACAAATTTTTACAGCGGATATTTACAGGGAAAGAATTGGAGGTGATGCCTTTAAAACCTGCCACTGTAGCAGGGCGTTTTGCAGCGAAAGAAGCAGTTGTCAAGGCTTTAGGAGTGGGAATAGGTTTAATTAGTTGGCAGGAAATCGAAATAATCAAAGATAAACTAGGAAAACCTAAAGTAAAGTTAACTGGTAAGGCATTAAAAAGGGCAAAGGTTTTAGGAATAGCTAAAATCCATTTATCTATCAGCCATTCCAAAACCCAAGCGGTAGCCTATGTTATCGGGGAGGGTTAAAATGAAAGTACTCAAGGGCAGTGATGTTAAAAAAAACGATATCCTCTGTCAGGATAAGTATAAAATACCAACTCTATTACTAATGGAACACAGTGGTATCAAAGTAGTAGAAGAAATCCAACATTATCCTAAAGAAAGGAAGTTTACCGTTATTGTAGGGAAAGGGAATAATGGTGGAGACGCACTGGTAGTGGCAAGGCTTTTGCATCTTAAAGGGTATGCTGTTCAAGTATTTTTAACGGAAGGAAACCTTCAAGGTGATGCCCAAATTAACTTAGAAATAGTAAAAGCCCTTTCCATCCCTATTTATCAAGACTTTTCCTCATTAGATAAGCTGTTAGAAGAAGGGGATATAATCATAGATGGATTATTTGGTGTCGGGTTTAAAGGCACCCTTGAAGGGAAACTTAAGGAAATTGTAAGGAAAATCAACACTTCCGGTAAATATGTCCTATGTATTGATATTCCATCGGGATTAACTGCAGACGGTCCAATGGAAAATGGGGAAATTATCAAAGGGGATAAAACAGTAACTTTAGGGTTACCAAAGGAAAATTTACTCCTTTCAAAGGGCAGGGAATATACCGGAGAACTGGTGCTCAAAGATATCGGAATTCCCCCTAAGTTATTAGCAGAATATCAAACCAAAACTTATTGGTTAACAGAGGATATCGTTAAAAAACTCTTACCTAAAAGAAGGCAGGACAGTCATAAAGGGAGTTATGGAACTGGGATTATCGTTGGGGGAAGTAAAGGAATGTCTGGAGCAGTTATTTTAGCGGCAAATGCTGCATTAAGGACGGGAATTGGACTTCTCTACACCTTAGTAGACAGAGAACTGGTAAATATTATTGAAAATTCCAGTTACGAATCTATTACCCTGGAAATAGAGGAAAATTTAGATAAAATTAAGCCTTACTTAGATAAAGCCCAAACCTTACTTATAGGTCCTGGTTTTTCTACAGAGAACAGGGAAGAATTATTGATCTATATTTTAAAAAAATTTACTGGAAAGACTATCATCGATGGAGATGGTTTAAACCTGCTAGCTAGGATAAAAGACTATTCCTTAATTAGAGAAAACCACATTTTAACCCCCCACCCTAAAGAAATGAGTAGACTAACTGGCCTTACCCTTGAAGAAATCCTTAAAGACCCCATAAATATTACCAGAGAGTATAGTAAACAATATGGATGTACCATAGTGTTAAAAGGTAGTACTACCTGTATTGGCACAAAGGGTGGAGAAATTTATTTAAATACAACGGGGAACAATGGTTTAGCTACTGGGGGAAGTGGTGATGTCTTAGGAGGAATTATCTTAGGATTATTAGCCCAAGGTTTAGGGGTGGAAGAAGGGGCAAACTTAGGAGTATATTTACATGGAAAAGCTGCAGACATTATCGCCGAGGAAAAAGGTTATTTCAGTTTACTACCAAGGGATTTACCTAAAGGCTTACCTTTAGCAATTAAAACCTTATATTAAAGGAGTGTGGTAACATGTTGGTAAAAGATTTTTATAACAAAGAAGTTATTAGTATAAACAAAGACCAAACTGTAGAAGAAGCTACCCAGTTGATGATAGAACACAATGTCGGAGGACTTCCTGTGGTAGATGATGAAAATAACTTAGTTGGTATGCTCACAGAAAAAGATATCCTTTCCCGCCACAAAAAAATAATGCCATTGCCATATATCGATGTTTTAGGGGTTTTTCTATATTTAGAAGATCCCCGTCGGGCTAATGAAGAATTGAAAAAATCTTTAGCGGTAAAAATTGAAGATCTAATGTCTACACCGGTATATTCAGTGACTTTAGAAGATGATATTAACATTCCTTTAGAATTTATGGTGAGAAAGGGATTTAATCGGATTCCCGTAGAACAAGAGGGTAAACTAGTAGGGATAATAACCCGCCATGATCTATTAAAAGCAGTAATAGCAAAGGAGGAATAAGTCTTTGAAAAAAATCTTGATTTTACTATTACCAACCCTGTTATTTACAGCCTGTGGTTTTAGTGGTTTTGTAAATTCATTAGAAAAACAGTATAATTCTATAGTTGACTATCAGGCAAAATATAGGATTTTAATGGATGGCAACGGTTTTGATGTAGAGGAAATATACCAAAACAAAGGACAGTATCACCGGATTTTAATTTGGTCAGAAAAATATCAACAAGAAATAATTTTAGAAGGAGACAAAGTAAGGCTAAAAAATCACCACTATCCAGGAGTCGTTGAAGGGTCACGGGAAAACTTTAAGCTCCCTTCCTTCTCCCTAATCCAACTTTTACAAGGGGTTGTGGAAAATAAAGAAAGTATAAAGATCATTTCAGGGAATCAAATAGAAGTAAATAATGGGGAAATGGTAATTTATTATCAAGATAATCAAATTAAAGAAGTAAAGTTAATTATAGGGGAAAATGAATTATTAGTAAAATATGAAAATATTGAAATAAATAGCAGGAATTAAAATCCCTTTATCGAAATATATTTAGGGAGAGGGGGAATATACATGTATCGTAAAACCTTTGCAGAAATCCATTTAGACAATATAGTTTACAATATTAGTCTACTAACAGAAGATCTTCCTAAAGGGACCAAAATAATGGCGGTAGTTAAAGGAGATGGCTATGGCCACGGAAGTGTAGAAGTGTCAAAAGCAGCGATAAAAGGTGGGGCAGACTATTTAGCGGTAGCATTGGTGGAAGAAGGAATCCACCTCCGTAAAAATGGTATTAACGACATTCCTATTTTGGTTTTAGGCTATACTCCTCCCCAAAGTGCCAATGATTTAATAAAATACAATATTACCCCTACCCTCTATGATTTAGGTTTAGCTAAAGCTTTAAATTCTAGGTTGACAAGTAAAATAAAAGCCCATGTTAAGGTTGATACAGGGATGGGTAGATTAGGGGTTTTACCGGAAAACATCATTTCATTTTTATTAGAATTGAGGAAATTGGATAATATAGAAGTAGAAGGAATTTTTACCCACTATGCCGCAGGGGAAGAAAAAGATAATCCCCATACTGTAAAGCAG
The sequence above is a segment of the Anaerobranca californiensis DSM 14826 genome. Coding sequences within it:
- a CDS encoding CBS domain-containing protein, encoding MLVKDFYNKEVISINKDQTVEEATQLMIEHNVGGLPVVDDENNLVGMLTEKDILSRHKKIMPLPYIDVLGVFLYLEDPRRANEELKKSLAVKIEDLMSTPVYSVTLEDDINIPLEFMVRKGFNRIPVEQEGKLVGIITRHDLLKAVIAKEE
- a CDS encoding (2Fe-2S)-binding protein; the encoded protein is MNKCSCCSGGEQFNKPVLGEYVCYCNKVTEKDIVDAISKGANSVKEVIEKTGAMKNSNCAVNNPKGTCCYPDIVEVFNKHKK
- a CDS encoding holo-ACP synthase → MIIGVGVDIVEITRIAKILAGRGDKFLQRIFTGKELEVMPLKPATVAGRFAAKEAVVKALGVGIGLISWQEIEIIKDKLGKPKVKLTGKALKRAKVLGIAKIHLSISHSKTQAVAYVIGEG
- a CDS encoding YheC/YheD family protein, yielding MGKEGQGVMLLQKKTEGYSIANKTIDKPIEFSAIEEVVGHIKGFSKGYLVQEFIDNKRVGTNFFDIRIYVQKNLWGRWQVTGGISRIAVNKSFITNLVKKVVDFSEPLKGHYCPKLQVDIIDTLETISLQVANILDEKLGPLGELAVDYCIGLNDQPYIIEVNGKPMKTIAKRLQSPTLYNNLYLRPMEYAYYLAKKNNTP
- a CDS encoding bifunctional ADP-dependent NAD(P)H-hydrate dehydratase/NAD(P)H-hydrate epimerase yields the protein MKVLKGSDVKKNDILCQDKYKIPTLLLMEHSGIKVVEEIQHYPKERKFTVIVGKGNNGGDALVVARLLHLKGYAVQVFLTEGNLQGDAQINLEIVKALSIPIYQDFSSLDKLLEEGDIIIDGLFGVGFKGTLEGKLKEIVRKINTSGKYVLCIDIPSGLTADGPMENGEIIKGDKTVTLGLPKENLLLSKGREYTGELVLKDIGIPPKLLAEYQTKTYWLTEDIVKKLLPKRRQDSHKGSYGTGIIVGGSKGMSGAVILAANAALRTGIGLLYTLVDRELVNIIENSSYESITLEIEENLDKIKPYLDKAQTLLIGPGFSTENREELLIYILKKFTGKTIIDGDGLNLLARIKDYSLIRENHILTPHPKEMSRLTGLTLEEILKDPINITREYSKQYGCTIVLKGSTTCIGTKGGEIYLNTTGNNGLATGGSGDVLGGIILGLLAQGLGVEEGANLGVYLHGKAADIIAEEKGYFSLLPRDLPKGLPLAIKTLY